One genomic segment of Vibrio nitrifigilis includes these proteins:
- a CDS encoding DMT family transporter, with the protein MNILLAMIPAFFWGTTYAVTQYTLPDWPPLLLGLLRALPAGILLWIVKPSLPSKDYIPRLLLLGTINIGAFFCLIFVMAHTLPATISGVGMMSVPVIAMLIQWVMYKQHPTASKLLCGLLLIACAWQLFSPSSLALSHTGLIAMVTAIACMISGSLLTKKLGTSLDWWSVLSWQLILGGTVLIPIIFWQALHQPQSYLSAIHNMSSMNMLGLLWICILNTAFAYGLYVWLLQRMSVVDFTFGGIANPIAGILCGYGLMHEVYAPYQYLLMGAMIILSLLPQWLELRKQKHSNLPHHAATSH; encoded by the coding sequence ATGAATATACTACTTGCTATGATTCCCGCTTTCTTTTGGGGAACCACTTATGCCGTAACTCAATATACATTGCCTGATTGGCCGCCATTGCTGCTTGGTCTGCTTCGAGCATTACCTGCTGGTATTTTGCTATGGATCGTAAAACCAAGCTTACCGAGCAAAGACTATATCCCTCGTTTATTGCTGCTTGGAACCATCAATATAGGAGCTTTCTTTTGCTTAATTTTTGTCATGGCACACACTTTACCTGCAACAATTTCTGGGGTTGGTATGATGTCAGTTCCGGTGATCGCAATGTTGATTCAATGGGTCATGTATAAACAACACCCCACTGCATCTAAATTACTATGCGGTTTATTACTGATTGCTTGTGCGTGGCAGCTATTTTCCCCAAGTTCACTTGCGTTAAGTCATACGGGGCTGATTGCTATGGTGACAGCGATTGCATGCATGATTAGCGGATCGCTATTAACTAAAAAGCTTGGCACATCCCTTGACTGGTGGAGTGTTCTTAGCTGGCAATTGATATTAGGTGGAACGGTCTTGATTCCTATAATCTTTTGGCAAGCCTTACACCAACCACAATCTTATCTCTCGGCCATTCACAATATGAGTTCGATGAATATGTTGGGATTACTTTGGATTTGTATCCTAAACACAGCATTTGCTTACGGATTATATGTCTGGTTACTGCAGCGCATGTCAGTGGTCGATTTTACATTTGGCGGCATCGCTAATCCCATTGCAGGCATCTTGTGTGGATATGGATTAATGCATGAAGTGTACGCCCCTTATCAGTATTTACTGATGGGTGCGATGATTATCTTGTCTTTGTTGCCGCAATGGTTAGAGCTACGAAAACAAAAACATAGCAATCTACCCCATCATGCGGCAACGAGTCATTAA
- a CDS encoding oligogalacturonate lyase family protein — protein sequence MAKGDVVQLHFETFIDSDTQVKVTRLTPKDVICHRNYFYQKCFTQDGKQLLFAGDFDGNRNYYLLNLETHKARQLTEGEGDNTFGGFLSTNEQYLFYVKNGLNLMKVDLENLEETVIYTVDPEWKGYGTWVANTDCTKLVGIEILKTCWQPLSDWKKFHEFYFTNPTCRLIKVDINTGKLDVVHQEDAWLGHPIYRPFDDSTIGFCHEGPHDLVDARMWLTDEQGNNVRKVKTHAPGESCTHEFWIPDGSAMAYVSYFKGQASRVIYKVNPDTLENEEVMEMPPCSHLMSNYDGSLMVGDGCDTPVDVADNDAYSIENDPFLYVLNTKTKHYAKLAKHNTSWEVLDGDRQITHPHPSFTPDDCGVLFTSDFEGVPALYIAEVPQELR from the coding sequence ATGGCCAAGGGTGACGTTGTACAGTTACATTTTGAGACCTTTATCGACAGCGACACACAAGTAAAAGTGACTCGCTTAACCCCTAAAGATGTCATTTGTCACCGTAACTATTTTTATCAAAAATGTTTCACTCAAGATGGCAAGCAACTTCTTTTTGCTGGCGATTTTGATGGTAATCGTAACTATTACTTATTGAACTTAGAGACTCACAAGGCACGCCAACTAACGGAAGGGGAAGGTGATAATACCTTTGGTGGATTTCTTTCAACCAATGAACAATATCTTTTCTATGTCAAAAATGGCCTTAACCTTATGAAGGTTGATCTAGAGAACCTTGAAGAGACAGTAATCTATACAGTAGACCCAGAATGGAAGGGTTACGGTACTTGGGTTGCGAATACTGACTGCACAAAATTAGTGGGAATTGAAATACTAAAAACGTGCTGGCAGCCACTCTCTGATTGGAAAAAATTCCATGAATTTTACTTTACCAACCCAACATGTCGATTGATTAAAGTAGATATTAATACCGGAAAACTTGATGTTGTTCACCAAGAGGATGCTTGGCTGGGTCACCCTATTTATCGCCCATTTGACGACTCTACGATTGGTTTTTGCCACGAAGGCCCGCACGATTTAGTCGATGCGAGAATGTGGTTAACTGACGAGCAAGGTAACAATGTGCGTAAAGTTAAAACCCACGCACCAGGTGAATCTTGCACACATGAATTTTGGATTCCAGACGGCAGTGCAATGGCTTATGTTTCTTATTTCAAAGGCCAAGCAAGCCGAGTCATTTATAAAGTAAACCCTGATACTTTAGAAAATGAAGAAGTGATGGAAATGCCACCATGTTCTCATCTAATGAGTAATTACGATGGTTCACTGATGGTTGGAGATGGCTGTGATACGCCTGTTGATGTGGCAGATAACGATGCTTACAGCATCGAAAATGACCCATTTTTATATGTGCTCAATACCAAAACTAAGCACTATGCAAAACTTGCCAAACATAATACCTCTTGGGAAGTATTAGATGGTGACAGACAAATCACTCACCCTCACCCTTCATTTACCCCCGATGACTGCGGTGTGTTATTTACTAGTGATTTTGAAGGTGTCCCTGCGCTTTATATTGCAGAGGTACCACAAGAACTCCGATAG
- a CDS encoding cryptochrome/photolyase family protein yields the protein MQYRAIRLVLGDQLNINHAWFQRVEPDVLYVIAELHQETRYVKHHIQKVCAFFMAMESFAHQLSEEGHQVLHLTLDDTAQFQDLPDLLEDLWRRYQCEEFHYQRPDEHRLLTQLRALDPLEVQIIEYDTGHFFLPFDEISDYFTAGKHVLMENFYRKMRKRFNVLMTDSSQPMGGQWNYDSDNRHSLKKSDLDAVPSPLCFDNNVSEVIERLNRHNVVTFGHVGTHLLWSINRAQTLNLLAFFCEYCLVNFGRFQDAMTDQITSKWSLYHSRISFALNTKLLSPREVVTTVIDYYEQNKKTITLAQVEGFVRQILGWREYVRGVYWANMPNYQQYNQLNAKRSLPHYFWSGDTKMNCVAQAISQSLTQAYAHHIQRLMVTGNFALLAGISPDEVDAWYLGIYIDAIEWVEMPNTRGMALFADGGIVATKPYIASGAYINKMSDYCRTCHYQVKEKLGAKACPFNSLYWAFLSLHRGHLANNHRLKMMYSVWDKMAAEQQQAILDTAQNHLIHIESL from the coding sequence ATGCAATACAGGGCTATAAGATTGGTTTTAGGGGATCAATTGAATATAAATCATGCATGGTTTCAACGTGTTGAGCCTGATGTCTTGTATGTGATAGCCGAGCTCCATCAAGAAACTCGTTATGTTAAGCACCATATTCAAAAAGTGTGTGCATTTTTCATGGCAATGGAATCATTTGCGCATCAGTTAAGTGAAGAGGGTCATCAGGTATTGCATCTAACGTTAGATGATACTGCACAATTCCAAGATTTACCTGATCTGCTAGAAGACCTATGGCGACGCTACCAATGTGAAGAGTTTCATTATCAACGGCCTGATGAACATCGTTTGCTAACACAATTACGGGCTCTTGATCCCTTAGAAGTACAAATCATCGAATACGATACCGGCCATTTTTTCCTACCATTTGACGAAATTTCTGACTATTTTACCGCGGGTAAACATGTGCTGATGGAAAATTTCTATCGCAAAATGCGCAAAAGGTTCAACGTACTAATGACCGATTCAAGTCAGCCTATGGGCGGACAATGGAATTATGATAGTGATAATCGTCATTCCTTAAAGAAGTCAGACCTTGATGCTGTGCCCTCACCACTCTGTTTTGATAATAATGTTAGCGAGGTGATCGAGCGATTGAATCGACATAATGTGGTGACATTTGGTCATGTTGGAACACACTTACTATGGAGTATTAATCGAGCTCAAACACTTAATCTGTTGGCTTTTTTTTGCGAGTATTGCCTCGTGAATTTTGGCCGATTTCAAGATGCGATGACCGATCAAATAACCTCTAAATGGTCGCTCTATCATAGTCGAATCTCCTTCGCACTGAATACTAAACTACTCTCACCTCGTGAAGTAGTGACTACTGTTATTGACTATTACGAGCAGAATAAAAAGACCATCACCTTGGCACAAGTTGAAGGGTTTGTGAGACAGATTTTGGGTTGGCGCGAATATGTAAGGGGCGTTTACTGGGCCAATATGCCCAATTATCAGCAATATAACCAACTTAATGCCAAGCGTTCGTTGCCTCATTATTTTTGGAGTGGGGATACAAAAATGAATTGTGTGGCACAAGCGATATCTCAATCACTGACACAGGCTTATGCTCACCATATTCAACGTTTGATGGTAACAGGAAACTTTGCGTTATTAGCGGGTATCTCGCCTGATGAAGTCGATGCTTGGTATTTGGGAATATATATTGATGCCATTGAATGGGTTGAGATGCCTAATACAAGGGGAATGGCTCTATTTGCTGATGGCGGTATTGTTGCGACAAAACCCTATATCGCCAGCGGAGCTTATATCAATAAAATGAGTGACTATTGCCGAACATGCCATTACCAAGTGAAAGAAAAGTTGGGTGCAAAGGCTTGCCCATTTAACTCCTTGTATTGGGCTTTTCTCTCTTTGCATCGAGGACATTTGGCGAATAATCACCGTTTAAAAATGATGTACAGCGTGTGGGACAAAATGGCTGCTGAGCAGCAGCAAGCGATATTAGATACTGCTCAAAACCATCTGATTCATATTGAATCTCTTTAA
- a CDS encoding GGDEF domain-containing protein: protein MTDEFKKSTDNLKKAVPLMMKNQVATTPANYALWYTYVDNTFPEMNQQIDDIVQQNGLCPPSTNDQLYQQFIASKAETSINDLKTNLEVLVGEISSSMTDTLTDTSLFSSLIDKSFSDLERVERDSLSLDEVMSIIRKLIADSREIRHSTTFLHNQLNTATNEITRLKNQLAEVQKDALFDSLTSLYNRRAFDRDIHALFSVEQPFSLIVADIDHFKSLNDTYGHLFGDAVIRSISKRMQNGCREGITAYRFGGEEFVLLVPQKSLRIGRQFAESLRRSIEKLSIKDRRSGQQVSNVTVSFGVAERVESDTAVSLLERADKMLYDAKKLGRNRVMPL, encoded by the coding sequence ATGACTGACGAATTTAAAAAATCGACAGATAACCTCAAAAAAGCGGTTCCGCTGATGATGAAAAACCAAGTAGCGACGACTCCCGCTAATTACGCGCTTTGGTATACGTATGTCGATAATACATTTCCCGAAATGAACCAGCAGATAGATGATATCGTGCAACAAAACGGCCTTTGTCCACCATCAACTAACGATCAACTTTATCAGCAATTTATCGCATCAAAGGCTGAAACAAGCATTAATGATTTAAAGACCAACTTAGAAGTTTTGGTTGGTGAGATAAGTAGCTCCATGACGGACACATTGACCGATACCAGCCTATTTTCATCACTGATTGATAAAAGCTTTTCCGATTTGGAACGCGTAGAAAGAGATAGCTTATCGCTTGATGAAGTCATGTCGATTATCCGTAAGCTGATTGCCGACTCTCGGGAAATTCGTCATTCAACGACGTTTTTACACAATCAATTAAATACCGCAACAAATGAGATAACCCGCTTAAAAAATCAGCTGGCAGAAGTACAAAAAGATGCCTTATTTGATAGTCTCACGTCTCTTTACAATCGGCGCGCCTTTGACCGAGATATACACGCCTTATTTAGTGTAGAACAGCCATTTAGCCTCATTGTGGCTGATATTGACCACTTTAAGTCGCTCAACGACACCTATGGGCATTTATTTGGCGATGCTGTCATCAGATCTATTTCAAAGCGTATGCAAAATGGCTGCCGAGAAGGCATCACTGCCTACCGGTTTGGCGGGGAAGAGTTTGTTCTTTTAGTGCCACAAAAATCATTGAGAATTGGCCGTCAGTTTGCAGAAAGCCTACGCCGCTCAATCGAAAAATTATCCATCAAAGATCGTCGCTCAGGCCAGCAAGTCAGTAATGTAACCGTCTCCTTTGGTGTCGCTGAACGGGTAGAATCTGACACGGCAGTATCACTGTTAGAACGTGCGGACAAAATGCTTTACGATGCGAAGAAATTAGGTCGAAACCGTGTCATGCCTCTTTGA
- a CDS encoding sodium:solute symporter family protein, giving the protein MEYDYLVIVGYFILMVGISLLFKKMASKSTSDYFRGGGKMLWWMVGATAFMTQFSAWTFTGAAGKAFSSGFEILGVFVGNMVAYAFAFFYFSRRFRQMRVDTPTEAVRRRFGNGNEQFFTWVIIPLSVLNAGVWLNGLGVFASAVFNTDINLTIWVTGAAVLLVSLISGAWGVVASDFIQSLVVAVISIACACVALFVIGGPVEIIDKFPGGFLVGPDMNYPLLIVGSFLFFIVKQLQSINNMQESYRFLNAKDSKNASRAALLALGMMFIGAMIWFIPPWALRILDPNAAMAYSNLGKKAGDAVYLVFARDYMPTGTVGLLMAGLFAATMSSMDSALNRNSGIFVRSFYAPIMRRGKATDKEQLRMGMIASIVNGILVILCAQFYVSLRGLSLFDLMMQVATLLQSPILVPLFLAILIRKTPKWAPWATVIFGLCVSLMVVKVWTPDVVGGWFGMENLTGRESSDLKIMTTICAHLVLTIGFFLCTTFFYKEEKDIYKEQTLEFFKDVDTKCIEEEGQDVVDRQQRHKLGTLVMCMAAGLVLMILIPNPLWGRLLFLACSAAVFIVGYALKRSATAGTVEQKHIATN; this is encoded by the coding sequence ATGGAATATGATTATCTAGTCATTGTTGGCTATTTCATCCTAATGGTTGGGATTAGCCTTCTATTCAAAAAGATGGCGAGCAAAAGCACCAGCGATTACTTTCGTGGGGGCGGTAAAATGCTTTGGTGGATGGTGGGTGCAACAGCCTTTATGACCCAATTTTCTGCTTGGACATTTACCGGTGCCGCAGGTAAAGCGTTCAGTTCAGGTTTTGAAATCTTAGGTGTATTTGTCGGCAACATGGTGGCGTATGCGTTCGCTTTCTTCTACTTCTCTCGTCGCTTCCGTCAAATGCGTGTAGACACACCAACTGAAGCTGTTCGTCGTCGCTTTGGTAATGGTAATGAACAGTTCTTCACATGGGTGATTATCCCGCTCAGTGTATTGAATGCCGGGGTTTGGCTAAACGGTCTTGGTGTGTTTGCCTCTGCGGTATTTAACACCGACATCAACCTCACTATTTGGGTAACAGGTGCCGCAGTACTGCTTGTTTCTTTAATTAGTGGTGCATGGGGTGTAGTAGCGTCTGACTTTATTCAATCACTGGTTGTCGCCGTTATTTCGATTGCTTGTGCTTGTGTTGCCTTGTTTGTGATTGGCGGCCCCGTGGAAATCATTGATAAATTCCCTGGCGGCTTCCTTGTCGGCCCAGACATGAATTACCCACTATTAATTGTTGGTTCATTCTTGTTCTTCATCGTTAAGCAATTGCAAAGTATCAACAACATGCAGGAGTCTTACCGTTTCCTAAACGCTAAAGATTCCAAAAATGCGTCTCGTGCAGCGTTGCTAGCTTTAGGTATGATGTTTATCGGTGCGATGATTTGGTTTATCCCACCATGGGCACTACGCATTCTAGATCCAAATGCAGCTATGGCTTATTCCAACTTAGGTAAAAAAGCAGGCGATGCGGTTTATCTAGTGTTCGCTCGTGACTACATGCCTACAGGTACTGTCGGTCTATTAATGGCTGGTTTATTTGCCGCAACCATGTCATCAATGGACTCAGCATTAAACCGTAACTCTGGTATTTTTGTACGTAGCTTCTACGCGCCTATCATGCGCCGTGGTAAAGCTACCGACAAAGAACAGCTACGCATGGGTATGATTGCCAGCATCGTAAACGGTATCTTAGTTATCCTATGTGCTCAGTTCTACGTCTCTCTACGCGGTTTAAGCTTGTTTGATTTAATGATGCAAGTTGCAACACTACTGCAATCACCAATCTTAGTTCCTCTATTCTTAGCTATTTTGATTCGCAAAACACCAAAATGGGCACCATGGGCAACCGTCATCTTTGGTCTATGTGTATCTCTAATGGTTGTGAAAGTTTGGACTCCTGATGTTGTTGGTGGTTGGTTTGGTATGGAAAACCTGACAGGTCGTGAGTCTAGCGATTTGAAAATCATGACCACTATCTGTGCTCACTTAGTGTTAACTATTGGGTTCTTCTTATGCACCACCTTCTTCTACAAAGAAGAAAAAGATATCTACAAAGAGCAAACCTTGGAATTCTTCAAAGATGTCGACACTAAATGTATTGAAGAAGAAGGACAAGATGTGGTTGACCGCCAACAACGTCATAAACTGGGTACTTTGGTAATGTGTATGGCTGCTGGTTTGGTATTGATGATATTGATTCCAAACCCATTATGGGGACGTTTACTCTTCTTAGCCTGCTCAGCCGCAGTCTTCATTGTCGGCTATGCGTTAAAACGCAGCGCGACTGCAGGAACGGTTGAACAAAAACATATTGCAACAAACTGA
- a CDS encoding chemotaxis protein translates to MAKTISKANQSQGMLMFTLNMQKQLFAIGTLKVREIIPYMPMTQIPYSHHDVVGTVNFRNMTVPVIDMAAAVGFRRIDPSEYNNCYLIVTDCLRTVVAFMVRSIEKIIECNWREIEPAPQTAGKNVFVTGITRHEKNIVQLLDVELLLSKIYPQYESVKVPMLTDIERERLRALNILLVDDSSIARKQLADALDRINISYQVCKNGIEAIELMRQEAEQGRAIDLLVSDIEMPGLDGYELAFEVQNENNLNHAYIILHTSLSSEICVDRAHQVGAHEALEKFNATELIEAMLRGAKKLDDYNRQKTKTLA, encoded by the coding sequence ATGGCCAAAACGATCAGTAAAGCAAATCAGTCGCAAGGGATGTTAATGTTCACTCTTAACATGCAAAAACAATTGTTTGCGATTGGTACGCTAAAAGTAAGAGAAATTATTCCTTACATGCCAATGACGCAAATTCCTTATTCACATCACGATGTAGTGGGAACAGTGAATTTTCGAAATATGACAGTGCCCGTCATCGATATGGCAGCGGCTGTAGGCTTTCGTCGTATTGACCCTAGCGAATATAATAATTGCTACCTTATTGTTACAGATTGCCTAAGAACAGTTGTGGCATTCATGGTAAGAAGTATTGAAAAGATCATCGAATGTAACTGGCGAGAAATAGAGCCCGCACCACAAACTGCAGGGAAAAATGTCTTTGTAACCGGCATTACTCGCCATGAAAAGAATATTGTTCAGCTTCTTGACGTGGAACTTTTGTTATCCAAAATTTATCCGCAATATGAGTCAGTCAAAGTGCCAATGCTAACAGATATTGAGCGAGAGCGGCTACGCGCACTTAACATTCTGCTAGTCGACGATTCATCCATCGCTCGTAAACAATTAGCTGATGCATTAGATAGAATTAATATTTCCTATCAAGTCTGTAAAAACGGCATCGAAGCCATTGAGTTGATGCGCCAAGAAGCAGAACAAGGCCGCGCGATTGATTTGTTAGTCAGCGATATAGAGATGCCAGGTCTTGATGGTTATGAATTGGCATTTGAAGTGCAAAATGAAAATAACCTAAACCACGCTTATATTATTCTTCATACCTCTTTATCGAGTGAAATATGTGTTGATCGAGCTCATCAAGTCGGTGCCCATGAAGCGTTAGAAAAATTCAATGCGACAGAGCTTATCGAAGCCATGCTGCGAGGGGCGAAGAAGCTCGACGATTATAATCGTCAAAAGACCAAAACATTGGCGTAA
- a CDS encoding aldolase/citrate lyase/malate synthase family protein, whose protein sequence is MNMLTLDNQESEQYQHDFIVEQVVAVETTKQSQQEEIQVKAKQLLDRLFPLEMGSHQDVTSYQIDYHHLLAYFADGSHSGLRNNRQFVAFIGQPESPDSILFRDGTGSHIELFIARSQGDGTVTLSAIKDIQIETHTMFTQKSGMRHWISLVQGDEQGRPHASSEDKEYRSKCGGDYLLTYQLKL, encoded by the coding sequence ATGAACATGCTGACTTTGGATAATCAAGAGAGCGAACAATATCAACATGACTTTATCGTTGAGCAAGTTGTAGCAGTAGAAACAACGAAGCAGAGTCAGCAAGAAGAAATACAAGTGAAAGCAAAACAGTTACTTGATAGGTTATTCCCATTAGAGATGGGATCACATCAAGACGTAACGAGCTATCAAATTGATTATCACCATTTGTTAGCGTATTTCGCCGATGGAAGCCATAGCGGTTTACGCAACAATCGCCAATTCGTTGCATTTATTGGGCAACCAGAGAGTCCAGACTCCATTTTATTTCGCGATGGTACGGGAAGTCATATTGAATTGTTTATCGCGCGTAGCCAAGGTGACGGTACAGTGACGCTTTCTGCTATCAAAGATATACAAATTGAAACGCATACCATGTTTACGCAAAAGTCGGGAATGCGTCACTGGATTAGTCTTGTTCAAGGTGATGAGCAGGGCAGACCTCATGCGAGTAGCGAAGATAAAGAGTATCGTAGTAAGTGTGGTGGAGACTACCTATTGACATACCAACTTAAGTTGTAG
- a CDS encoding MarR family transcriptional regulator produces the protein MAAIDSIRQQWAEECPNLNTLPMGILGRMRRLTKYLETQVAQWLKEQGLLMGEFDVLMTLKRSGAPYRLTPSLLLESMMLTSGAMTNRLDKLEQKALISREHSVEDRRSVEVQLTEKGLALVSGILDEYVHQQEQLISSLDSNQQQQLDLLLSHWLTEFE, from the coding sequence ATGGCAGCAATTGATAGCATCAGACAGCAATGGGCAGAGGAATGCCCGAATCTTAATACTTTACCCATGGGGATCTTGGGTCGCATGCGTCGGCTAACTAAGTATTTAGAAACACAGGTCGCACAGTGGTTAAAAGAGCAGGGATTATTAATGGGCGAATTTGATGTATTGATGACATTAAAACGTTCAGGTGCGCCTTACCGGCTGACTCCATCCTTACTGTTGGAGTCTATGATGCTCACTTCAGGGGCGATGACAAATCGGCTCGATAAGTTAGAACAGAAAGCGTTGATTTCTCGAGAGCACAGCGTTGAAGATAGAAGAAGTGTTGAAGTTCAACTCACAGAGAAAGGATTGGCTTTAGTCAGTGGAATCTTGGATGAATATGTTCATCAGCAGGAACAATTAATCTCAAGTTTGGATAGTAATCAACAGCAGCAGTTAGACTTGCTATTGTCACATTGGTTAACTGAATTTGAATAG
- a CDS encoding peptidylprolyl isomerase, with protein sequence MASTAAALHILVKHKNQAEDIILQLKKGAKFQTLARKYSLCPSGKKGGDLGEFRRGQMVPQFDKACFNGEVLKPQLVKTKFGWHVVKVLYRT encoded by the coding sequence ATGGCATCAACAGCGGCAGCACTGCATATTTTGGTGAAACATAAAAACCAAGCGGAAGATATTATTCTGCAGTTGAAAAAAGGCGCTAAATTTCAAACTCTCGCGCGAAAATATTCCTTATGTCCTTCAGGTAAAAAAGGAGGAGATTTAGGGGAGTTTCGTCGTGGTCAGATGGTGCCCCAATTTGATAAAGCGTGTTTTAACGGGGAAGTATTAAAGCCACAACTCGTAAAAACTAAATTTGGTTGGCATGTGGTGAAGGTATTGTACCGAACTTAA